In Pseudomonas fluorescens, one genomic interval encodes:
- a CDS encoding transglycosylase domain-containing protein translates to MGALWQTDSSKAVVPTERVDEAPVPPKKRRSRHGWKAFWLLLLIIAIVVGLAASKEMRTSRFQSRELSQYAASLKYQLEPGPSEAIRYPGNGPFDLRLGYSSLDEFLPRLLKRNYVITEQTRFSPALLSYTDKGLFVPYSEKIQAGLSITDCRAAPLYQYKYPQQLYSSFAAIPPVVVSSLLFIENRFLLDPKQPLANPAVDWPRFGMAAWSQVAKLLHLPGQSAGGSTLATQLEKYRHSPDGLTVSGAEKIRQMISASVRAYQPGPETLGARQNIIRDYLNSVPLSAVPGHGEVHGMAEGLRVWYGSDFNQANAQLNSPATDAKTMADKGLALREMLSLMIAQRRPSHYLTKGREELADLTDSHLRLLKQGGVIDSALADAALASKVTYRDWQTQPTLQPIETNKGISVARSRLASMLNRPLYDLDRLDLSATSTLQGELQTQATDYLKKLADPTFAGQIGLIGERLLTPTSTTQVRYSFTLFELTPDGSRVRVQTDSTDQPFDINEGSKLELGSTAKMRVLTTYLQIISELHDKYGAMSVPELKKVEVPDQDRLSQWVIDYLIQNKDHDLSKMLGAALDRKYSASPGEAFFTGGGLHVFHNFRKEDNGRLPTLRDALRESINLPFIRLMRDVVRYVTYSGPNSSAELLKDDRDPRRQEYLANFADREGTSFLLKFWKKYKNKDTQARLDTFLDSMRPTPIRMAAVHRYLLPNASQEDFNSFVRAHLKGAKLTEKLTDDRLIRLYDAYGPGTYDLPDQGFIAKVHPLDLWLMGYLLHNPDATFSQVVKASQFERQEVYSWLFKSKHKGARDSRIRTMLEIEAFLEIHQRWQKVGYPFDHLVPSLATAIGSSGDRPAALAELIGTILNDGVRMPTLRIDSLHFAADTPYETRLTNDPHVGKRVMPSEVATAMREALSQVVDSGTAKRVSGSFKTADGTPLVMGGKTGTGDNRIEAIGSGGRILSSKSINRTATFVFYIGNNHFGTLTAFVPGRSAENFKFTSALPVQVLKGMAPILSPYLQPGTHTMCQAPEVTAAR, encoded by the coding sequence ATGGGCGCTTTGTGGCAAACCGATTCGAGTAAAGCCGTGGTTCCGACTGAACGTGTGGATGAAGCGCCTGTCCCCCCAAAAAAACGCCGCAGCCGACATGGCTGGAAGGCGTTCTGGTTATTGCTGCTGATTATCGCCATCGTGGTGGGTCTGGCCGCGAGTAAGGAGATGCGTACCTCGCGTTTCCAGTCCCGGGAGCTGAGCCAGTACGCCGCCTCGCTCAAATATCAGTTGGAGCCCGGTCCCAGCGAAGCGATCCGCTATCCGGGCAACGGGCCGTTCGATCTGCGTCTGGGCTACAGCTCTCTCGATGAATTCCTGCCACGCCTGCTCAAGCGCAATTACGTGATCACCGAGCAGACACGATTTTCACCCGCGCTGCTGAGCTACACCGACAAGGGCCTGTTCGTGCCCTATTCGGAAAAGATCCAGGCCGGGCTGTCGATCACCGATTGCCGCGCTGCGCCGTTGTATCAGTACAAGTACCCGCAGCAGCTGTATTCGAGTTTTGCGGCGATTCCGCCGGTGGTGGTCAGCAGTTTGCTGTTCATCGAAAACCGCTTTCTGCTCGACCCCAAACAACCGCTGGCCAACCCGGCGGTGGACTGGCCGCGTTTCGGCATGGCCGCGTGGTCGCAGGTAGCGAAGTTGCTGCACCTGCCGGGGCAATCGGCGGGCGGCAGCACCCTGGCGACACAGCTGGAAAAGTACCGGCATTCGCCCGATGGCCTGACGGTGTCTGGCGCCGAGAAGATCCGCCAGATGATTTCCGCCAGCGTGCGCGCCTATCAGCCCGGCCCGGAAACCCTCGGCGCGCGGCAGAACATTATCCGCGACTACCTCAACAGCGTGCCGCTTTCCGCTGTGCCGGGGCACGGTGAAGTACACGGCATGGCCGAAGGTTTGCGGGTTTGGTACGGCAGCGATTTCAACCAGGCCAATGCACAGCTGAACAGCCCGGCCACCGATGCGAAAACCATGGCCGACAAAGGCCTGGCCCTGCGCGAAATGCTCTCGCTGATGATCGCCCAGCGCCGCCCTTCGCATTACCTGACCAAAGGCCGCGAAGAACTCGCCGACCTCACCGACAGCCACTTGCGCCTGCTCAAACAGGGCGGCGTGATCGACAGCGCGCTGGCCGATGCCGCACTGGCGAGCAAGGTCACTTACCGCGACTGGCAGACCCAGCCGACCCTTCAGCCGATCGAAACCAACAAGGGCATCAGCGTCGCCCGCAGTCGTCTGGCGAGTATGCTCAACCGTCCGCTGTACGACCTTGATCGCCTCGACCTCTCAGCCACCAGCACCTTGCAGGGCGAGTTGCAGACCCAGGCCACCGATTACCTGAAAAAACTCGCCGACCCCACGTTTGCCGGGCAGATCGGCCTGATTGGCGAACGCCTGCTCACCCCCACCAGCACCACCCAGGTGCGCTACAGCTTCACCCTGTTCGAACTGACCCCGGACGGCTCGCGGGTGCGCGTGCAGACCGACAGCACCGACCAGCCGTTCGACATCAACGAAGGCAGCAAGCTGGAGCTCGGCTCGACGGCGAAGATGCGCGTGCTCACCACTTACCTGCAGATCATCTCCGAACTGCACGACAAGTACGGCGCCATGAGCGTGCCGGAACTGAAGAAGGTCGAAGTACCGGATCAGGACCGCCTCAGCCAGTGGGTGATCGATTACCTGATCCAGAACAAGGACCACGACCTGTCGAAAATGCTCGGCGCTGCGCTCGACCGCAAATATTCGGCCAGCCCCGGCGAGGCGTTTTTCACCGGTGGCGGCCTGCATGTGTTCCACAACTTTCGCAAGGAAGACAACGGCCGCCTGCCGACTCTGCGCGATGCGCTGCGCGAGTCGATCAACCTGCCATTCATTCGCCTGATGCGCGACGTGGTGCGCTACGTCACCTACTCCGGCCCCAACAGCAGCGCCGAACTGCTCAAAGACGACCGCGATCCGCGACGTCAGGAATACCTGGCCAATTTCGCTGACCGCGAAGGCACCTCGTTCCTGCTCAAGTTCTGGAAGAAGTACAAGAACAAGGACACCCAGGCGCGCCTCGACACCTTCCTCGACAGCATGCGCCCGACCCCGATCCGCATGGCCGCGGTGCATCGTTATCTGCTGCCCAATGCCAGTCAGGAAGACTTCAACAGCTTCGTGCGCGCCCACCTCAAAGGCGCCAAGCTCACCGAGAAACTCACCGACGATCGCCTGATCCGGTTGTACGACGCCTACGGCCCGGGCACCTACGATCTGCCGGATCAGGGCTTCATCGCCAAGGTCCATCCGCTGGACCTGTGGTTGATGGGCTATCTGCTGCACAACCCGGACGCCACCTTCAGCCAGGTGGTCAAGGCCAGCCAGTTCGAGCGCCAGGAAGTCTATAGCTGGCTGTTCAAGAGCAAGCACAAGGGCGCCCGTGACAGCCGCATCCGCACCATGCTCGAGATCGAAGCGTTCCTGGAAATCCACCAGCGCTGGCAGAAAGTCGGCTATCCGTTCGACCATCTGGTGCCGTCGCTGGCCACCGCCATCGGCAGCTCCGGCGATCGTCCTGCCGCGCTGGCCGAACTGATCGGCACCATCCTCAACGACGGCGTGCGCATGCCGACCCTGCGCATCGACAGCCTGCACTTTGCTGCAGACACCCCGTATGAAACGCGTCTGACCAACGACCCGCATGTGGGCAAACGGGTGATGCCATCGGAGGTCGCCACAGCGATGCGCGAGGCTCTTTCACAAGTGGTGGACTCGGGTACGGCGAAACGGGTGTCCGGCAGTTTCAAAACCGCCGACGGCACCCCGCTGGTGATGGGCGGCAAGACCGGCACCGGCGACAACCGCATCGAAGCCATCGGCTCCGGCGGGCGCATCCTCAGTTCGAAGTCGATCAACCGTACCGCGACCTTCGTGTTCTACATCGGCAACAACCACTTCGGCACGCTCACCGCGTTCGTCCCCGGACGCTCGGCGGAGAACTTCAAGTTCACCTCGGCACTGCCGGTGCAAGTGCTCAAGGGCATGGCGCCGATCCTTTCGCCATACCTGCAACCGGGCACGCACACGATGTGCCAGGCGCCGGAGGTCACCGCCGCCCGGTAA
- a CDS encoding NEL-type E3 ubiquitin ligase domain-containing protein — MPTLSPQGQPPRTAHLVSPDVSVHYQTIEKAIPAWLRASSAKRVNELQLHRLKLPAWYQEVSDAEHRRLQQQMQNAWKAQNDVDKALSSLQDVYAFAKPLLQQALRQSFGVEDDVENTWLRLYAPVNSAWWAHDFAGATTSRTVSLLDAALHNFSRDEAFSPASEFITRPDANGHFTVRPLKHKVSIEQFKSLCRELNIGARYEQHLNDFLRSGNRVARQVLQYRVIFSQKSTLSVCAQLALAKKDIDRDAYEVIQGMLDDRRNLRWRGRAINYYNLAMMDTALTGITLIAPDVDTANAPVPVIAYVPHDPEHSLKQYPSALDFMAELTRQLRDRDAAGSYQRFFSQFVNHQQRGHFFAGLNARLSTVKWHAVPPGTHLPSWRETPVDHPDLRFRLTKVQDDRDTRYTGSLWAYFHQQKLNKIFNDAREIAISTEYADRMARWAWWDNLGKILSDIFNVALLVVTPLVPGLGELMLAYTTYQLLDGVFEGIVDMAEGHLAEAGEQAIGVLQSIVQLGAFAAGASLGRVARVKLSSFVEGLKPVQLADGQTRLWNPDLAPYRLPEQTLPSPARPDAHGVHTLGDKHLLRLDQHLFEVTKDPVSGKHRLRHPRRPRAYAPTLAHNADGAWVCETENPRLWDGPKLMRRIGHRTDGFSDAQLEHMRLLTGTDDDMLRRMHVDNTPPPPLLSDTLDRLGPARPVQPDAPLSPAASQVLVDCPQLTPVLAERVVSHARPLEQQQATAQRRLPLRLRTTAREVQFELQSVRAAQGLQQEALSNIDSERLILGALRHYSDTFGALRIEIREGTFDGELRCEAGAAVAERVRVLVRVAADRYQVRDGADLPIHPASGLYEAILQAINHDGRSALGYRTDDIEPFKQWIIARTQAPSERRTLLASPPIRPIAEYNTLFLVRGPGLSRNAATLEQRIQDLHPHFSPSEVEAFANALTERGEPLKAIEAHEDELDELRVIVHRWRYQQPESWGPGSQGFRDGGGLHIYESLLNCFERKNAHLGNRTDPSAYALDLSLELLSTDLETWWAKRPPLKKFLDKVTLLNLDNARFSPDANGLLKDFPNVVELSAKYCELTRLPDRIGSTMPRLERLRLNNNHIVLDRAAVERLGSLTYLEVLRMDDNPLGLSPDLSRMPRLKVVALKNTGLTTWPDGILAKPRPRGLLLDLRGNPLTVIPDVPSGSDGQWLVARTRLDVAALSDLNQLRYQDSRRSMALPPEPIMPVAIPGTSIISNYGADYWSDVPGWGIDRETPWTELVEDPMAAPFMATLLSVREFADFRAGGTAREQLMQRVWRMLDAVHVDSRLREKLFTMVVAPVDCADAGTQLFNHMGVNVLAYEAHAYSVEPKELELKLVTLAKGAARLEQVNEIARADVASRGGNPDDVEVYLAYQTGLAKRLGLPWQSEGMLYRAVSGVTDAMIDQACDTVLALGEGDGLVNQMLELDFWKEYLSERYPVRLESNKRLFQHRYEALESLREIQRQWVQSTVAEERAALREQLKTLMNDLPAPATVVFNEEPISDALFERLLVDLADDEKELARRLTREALTRAGL; from the coding sequence ATGCCCACCCTTTCCCCGCAGGGGCAACCGCCACGCACGGCGCACCTCGTCTCACCGGATGTCAGTGTTCATTATCAGACGATCGAAAAAGCCATCCCGGCCTGGCTGCGCGCAAGCTCAGCAAAGCGGGTCAATGAATTGCAGCTGCACCGACTGAAACTGCCGGCCTGGTATCAAGAGGTATCGGACGCCGAACATCGGCGTCTGCAACAGCAGATGCAAAATGCCTGGAAAGCACAAAACGACGTGGACAAGGCCTTGAGCAGTCTGCAAGACGTCTACGCCTTCGCCAAACCGTTATTACAGCAGGCGTTGCGACAGAGCTTCGGCGTCGAGGACGACGTCGAGAACACCTGGTTGCGCCTGTACGCCCCCGTCAACAGCGCGTGGTGGGCCCATGACTTTGCCGGTGCAACCACCAGCCGGACCGTCTCGCTGCTCGACGCTGCATTGCATAATTTTTCCCGTGATGAAGCGTTCAGCCCGGCCTCGGAGTTCATTACCCGCCCCGATGCCAACGGCCACTTCACGGTCAGGCCGCTCAAGCACAAAGTGAGTATCGAGCAGTTCAAGTCACTGTGCCGCGAGCTGAATATCGGCGCCCGATACGAGCAGCATCTCAACGATTTTCTGCGCTCGGGCAACCGTGTGGCCCGCCAGGTTTTGCAGTACCGGGTCATCTTCAGTCAAAAAAGTACATTGAGCGTCTGTGCCCAGTTGGCTCTGGCAAAAAAGGACATTGACCGCGACGCCTACGAGGTCATTCAGGGCATGCTCGATGACCGGCGCAACCTGCGCTGGCGCGGGCGTGCCATCAACTACTACAACCTCGCCATGATGGATACGGCGCTGACCGGTATCACCCTCATCGCCCCTGACGTGGACACCGCCAACGCCCCGGTCCCGGTGATTGCCTATGTGCCCCACGACCCGGAACACTCGCTCAAACAATACCCCTCGGCGCTGGACTTCATGGCGGAACTGACGCGGCAACTGCGCGACCGCGACGCTGCCGGCAGCTATCAGCGGTTTTTCAGCCAGTTCGTCAACCATCAGCAGCGCGGGCATTTTTTTGCAGGGTTGAACGCCCGCCTGAGCACCGTGAAATGGCACGCCGTACCGCCGGGAACCCACCTGCCCAGTTGGCGCGAAACGCCTGTGGATCACCCCGACCTGCGCTTTCGTCTGACGAAAGTCCAGGACGACCGCGATACCCGCTACACCGGCAGTCTCTGGGCTTACTTCCACCAGCAGAAGCTCAACAAGATTTTCAATGACGCCCGGGAGATCGCCATTTCCACCGAGTATGCCGACCGCATGGCCCGCTGGGCCTGGTGGGACAATCTGGGGAAAATCCTCTCGGATATTTTCAACGTGGCGCTGCTGGTGGTGACCCCGCTGGTGCCGGGGCTCGGCGAATTGATGCTGGCCTACACCACGTATCAACTGCTCGACGGCGTCTTTGAAGGCATCGTCGACATGGCCGAAGGGCATTTGGCCGAAGCGGGTGAGCAAGCCATTGGCGTGCTGCAAAGCATCGTCCAGCTCGGCGCCTTCGCCGCTGGCGCCAGCCTGGGACGTGTCGCACGGGTCAAGCTGTCGTCGTTTGTCGAAGGCCTGAAACCGGTGCAGTTGGCCGATGGCCAGACCCGCCTGTGGAATCCGGATCTGGCGCCCTATCGCCTGCCGGAACAGACCCTGCCGAGCCCGGCCCGCCCCGATGCGCACGGCGTTCATACGCTGGGGGACAAACACCTGTTGCGCCTGGATCAACACCTGTTCGAGGTGACCAAGGATCCGGTTTCCGGGAAACACCGCCTGCGCCATCCGCGACGTCCCCGGGCCTACGCACCGACGCTTGCGCACAACGCCGACGGGGCCTGGGTCTGTGAAACGGAAAACCCGCGTCTGTGGGACGGACCAAAACTGATGCGACGCATCGGCCATCGCACCGATGGTTTCAGCGACGCGCAACTGGAGCACATGCGCCTGCTGACCGGCACCGACGACGACATGCTGCGCCGCATGCATGTGGACAACACCCCGCCGCCGCCATTGCTCAGCGATACGCTGGATCGACTTGGCCCGGCGCGGCCGGTGCAGCCCGACGCGCCACTGTCGCCGGCGGCCAGCCAGGTGCTGGTGGATTGTCCACAGTTGACGCCGGTTCTCGCCGAACGGGTGGTGTCTCATGCCCGGCCGCTGGAACAGCAGCAAGCCACGGCGCAACGTCGTTTGCCCTTGCGTTTGCGCACGACCGCCCGCGAGGTGCAGTTTGAATTGCAGTCCGTGCGCGCCGCCCAGGGTTTGCAGCAGGAAGCCCTGAGCAATATCGACAGCGAACGGCTGATCCTCGGCGCGCTGCGGCATTACAGCGATACTTTCGGGGCGCTGCGGATTGAAATCCGTGAAGGCACGTTCGATGGCGAGTTGCGCTGCGAAGCCGGTGCTGCGGTCGCCGAGCGCGTCCGGGTGCTGGTGCGGGTCGCTGCCGATCGCTATCAAGTGCGCGATGGCGCGGACCTGCCGATCCACCCTGCCAGTGGCCTGTACGAGGCAATCCTGCAGGCGATCAATCACGATGGCCGCAGTGCCCTGGGGTATCGAACCGACGACATCGAACCGTTCAAACAGTGGATCATCGCCAGAACCCAGGCCCCCAGCGAGCGGCGCACGCTACTCGCCAGTCCGCCGATCCGCCCGATCGCTGAATACAACACCCTGTTTCTGGTACGCGGGCCGGGCCTGAGCCGCAATGCCGCCACGCTGGAGCAACGCATCCAGGATCTGCATCCGCATTTCAGCCCGAGCGAGGTCGAAGCGTTTGCCAATGCCCTGACCGAACGCGGCGAGCCGCTCAAGGCCATCGAGGCACATGAAGATGAACTCGATGAACTGCGGGTCATCGTCCATCGCTGGCGCTATCAGCAACCGGAGAGCTGGGGGCCGGGTAGTCAGGGGTTCCGTGACGGTGGCGGGCTGCATATCTACGAAAGTCTGCTGAACTGCTTCGAACGCAAGAACGCGCACCTGGGCAACCGCACCGATCCGTCGGCCTATGCGCTGGACCTGTCGCTGGAACTGCTCTCCACGGATCTGGAAACCTGGTGGGCGAAACGTCCGCCGCTGAAGAAGTTTCTCGACAAGGTCACGCTGCTCAATCTCGACAACGCGCGGTTTTCCCCCGACGCCAACGGCCTGCTCAAAGACTTTCCGAACGTGGTCGAGCTGAGTGCCAAATACTGCGAGCTGACGCGCTTGCCGGACCGCATCGGGAGCACGATGCCCCGCCTCGAACGTCTGCGTCTGAACAATAACCACATTGTGCTGGACCGTGCCGCCGTCGAGCGGCTGGGCAGCCTGACCTACCTCGAAGTGCTGAGAATGGACGACAACCCGCTGGGGCTGTCGCCTGATCTGTCACGCATGCCGCGCCTCAAAGTGGTGGCGCTGAAGAACACCGGCCTGACCACCTGGCCGGACGGCATTCTGGCCAAGCCTCGGCCACGCGGTCTGCTGCTCGATCTGCGCGGCAACCCGCTGACGGTAATCCCCGACGTGCCGAGCGGTTCCGATGGGCAATGGCTGGTGGCGCGCACACGTCTGGACGTCGCGGCCCTGTCTGATCTCAACCAGTTGCGTTACCAGGACAGTCGCCGTTCGATGGCACTGCCACCGGAGCCGATCATGCCGGTCGCCATCCCGGGCACCTCGATCATCTCCAACTATGGCGCCGACTACTGGTCCGACGTGCCGGGCTGGGGCATTGATCGCGAAACACCGTGGACAGAGCTGGTGGAAGATCCCATGGCCGCACCGTTCATGGCGACGTTGCTCAGCGTGCGTGAGTTTGCCGATTTCCGCGCTGGCGGAACGGCGCGCGAGCAGTTGATGCAACGCGTCTGGCGCATGCTCGACGCCGTGCACGTCGACAGTCGCTTGCGCGAAAAACTGTTCACCATGGTGGTGGCGCCGGTGGACTGCGCCGATGCCGGTACGCAGCTGTTCAACCACATGGGGGTGAACGTGCTGGCCTACGAGGCGCATGCCTATTCGGTCGAGCCGAAGGAACTGGAACTGAAACTGGTGACGCTGGCCAAAGGCGCGGCGCGCCTGGAACAGGTCAACGAAATCGCCCGGGCCGATGTCGCCAGCCGTGGCGGCAATCCCGACGACGTGGAAGTTTATCTGGCCTACCAGACCGGCCTGGCCAAACGTCTCGGCTTGCCCTGGCAGTCCGAGGGCATGCTGTACCGGGCGGTGTCCGGCGTCACTGACGCGATGATCGATCAGGCCTGCGACACGGTACTGGCGCTGGGTGAAGGTGATGGCCTGGTCAACCAGATGCTTGAGCTCGACTTCTGGAAAGAGTATTTGAGCGAGCGCTATCCCGTGCGCCTGGAAAGCAACAAGCGTCTGTTCCAGCACCGCTACGAAGCCCTTGAATCGCTGCGCGAGATCCAGCGCCAGTGGGTGCAATCGACCGTGGCCGAGGAACGCGCAGCCTTGCGCGAACAGCTCAAGACGTTGATGAACGATCTGCCGGCGCCGGCAACCGTGGTGTTCAATGAAGAACCGATCAGCGACGCGCTGTTCGAGCGGCTGCTGGTCGATCTGGCGGATGACGAAAAAGAGCTCGCGCGTCGCCTGACCCGTGAAGCCCTGACCCGCGCCGGGCTTTGA
- a CDS encoding CS1 type fimbrial major subunit, whose protein sequence is MIKPSLMILCAGVLTLFSAESFAAREEHRFEVSVDIPTLGFYVIPAETDWIHREQILPWNISTKSLGGMRKHFDLRHDTSAIEARLENAAFLSNGREEQNIYLRVSFADTVLTHETPRQVVSAEQARAGGRYALEIQPITPAGGYKPGNYYGNVHLIFNAAAP, encoded by the coding sequence ATGATCAAGCCATCGTTGATGATCCTGTGCGCGGGCGTTCTGACCCTGTTCAGTGCAGAATCGTTTGCGGCACGCGAAGAGCACCGGTTCGAGGTGTCGGTGGATATTCCGACGCTGGGTTTTTATGTGATACCGGCCGAAACGGACTGGATTCATCGTGAACAGATTCTGCCGTGGAATATCAGCACCAAGAGCCTCGGCGGAATGCGCAAACACTTCGACCTCAGGCACGACACCAGTGCCATCGAGGCCCGCCTGGAGAACGCCGCGTTTCTGTCCAATGGTCGCGAGGAGCAGAACATTTATCTGCGCGTCAGCTTCGCCGATACCGTGCTGACTCACGAGACGCCGCGTCAGGTGGTTTCTGCAGAGCAGGCCAGGGCCGGCGGGCGTTATGCGCTGGAGATCCAGCCGATCACGCCCGCCGGCGGCTACAAGCCGGGGAATTACTATGGCAACGTGCACCTGATCTTCAATGCGGCGGCGCCCTGA